The following DNA comes from Papaver somniferum cultivar HN1 chromosome 4, ASM357369v1, whole genome shotgun sequence.
gccattggcacatggtgcgtctagcatggttggcatgccttggcacggagatatggctggcatggttttcgattggtacagtggtgcggctggcaaggttggcatgccttggcgtggagatgtggctggcatggttttccattggcacagtggtgtggctggcatggttggcatgccttggcgtggagatgtggctggcatggttggcatgccttggcgcggagatgtggctggcatggtttgctattggcacattagtgcggctggcatgccttggcgcgaagatgtagctggcatggtttgccattggcacagtggtgtggatggcatggttggcatgccttggcgcgaatatatggctggcatgattttccattggcacagtggtgcgggtggcatggttggcatgcgttggcgcggtagcatgagaattagggtttggcatagatgatgtcggtcaatgttaaggcatctgccgtggaacatgacacataaataaaaggtaccctggtaattcttacgtaggcatgttggtcgattcaataaatgttctaatggtcatagtgacgtcatgtcagttgtacggttttacgatgttaaccctaagctaaaaccaccatcaacattaagtcccctggttagctcggaacaggagcatttttgcgaggtaagcataagatggtgacggtcaaggaaaaaaatcgaaacgacaagtcgtggaaagatgattaggaaggtccgactaacatTTTTCGacaggtaaggagagtccatgatcctcgtgtttggcggacttgcgtagattctattcgtggtgtagaccgtgaagtggtgagatgaagatcgtcggatTAGTCTGACTATGCATcatcttggctgggttagggaacatcatgacgctggcttggcgagttgtcggtgttggtgcggcaagtcatggcgcggacggcttggcatggtggggccaaggcaatggtgcAGTTTGGTGAGTCAATGcatgcggacggcttggcgtggtggggccaaggcaatggcacggacggtcttggcatggtgattggtcttcgcgagcccgattgcctcttttccttacttgactcaaataggaagtcctttccttattcaaacccccaagtatcacgcctataaaaggaggaccgacctctccttttacttcacacctatttatttttttattctatccgtgtggtaacagtaaagtggatgagcgaatcccaggtatatcttccaacacttcctctttaacttgcttttcttgtttttatttttttgttgtgttagtgcaaaccctagctgtaggcttACCTTTTCGTGAAattgtagaaatgttgtccttcttctttggtatgaatcctagccgtaggtatgctttgcacgaacttgtagtatcATTTAGGCttgaataccgtagtgatgttggccgcctcaattaccgtgcaaagtatgcatgcatgagctggtaattgtcattcccttcccgcgaaaacctagcttctagggtttactcctttttcctggtgtgaccgtgtgtatggaTCCCGTGATGGGGCACGCCTCCTCATCCTggcgcaaatttcccgctgcagggtacgTTCTTTGCATGAggaggtgatgcagggtctgtcagtccctaTTTCTTTGTCTATGCGCATTATGACcttgaaacaaattggcttgcgtctaggatggatctcctgtgtctgataaaataatttccatgcactttccgtaataatttctctttgtattgttccattgtatttatttcgaaggtggaagtagtgtgagagaattttcgttaggatgtcatttgagaaaagttctgtcgtacctaaagatgttggcaattccaagccaaacatagatgatgagttctttacaacatccgccacgattaggagaaatcatccaaagtatgtgtcgattcttctgactggtctcgaaagtgaaggagaggcccggtcggttgggcaaggaggtgtaataaggttttgtcttcagaggaaagagtatcatgcttctcctattgactttaaaatatctgtgagtccgttgcgtccctttgagaaatagatgagattcatgatgagccggggatgtgtaaaagccagtttgaccaaggtgcagatcattgatgttgtcgcggcttccgcagtacttcaaattaggaaagatattccaggcttggttgcttttattttcagatggtgtccagacactcacacggccatatacaggtggggtgaaatgattatctccttagagagcgcgtccgtgttgctgaaccttcctgtaataggaaacctcgatgtcaaattgtctgcagatgaagaagaaatgcgcgccgctctggttgcgaaatcaaaatgattcgttcggaaagaaaacgagacgaggtgcttctacggctggtgggtgtctcagtggtttcccgatgggttggagctgaatcagaagaatagtacgcttcatgtcacggcgttcttggctctttggttatccagagatattttcgatgacggctcgggtaagaaggagataagacaggaacttatcaagtttgccataaaattggaaaaaggtgTCGTTCGCcttattggcggcttgtttcttggttctctgtacacacacttggatcagctggtcgcggacatgtgcgcttcaaatggttacatgaaagtggattcgtatattcatgccgcctttcttcaagtgtggttgtgggagcacttcgaaaggtatgctccaaaaccgttggtcgTACTTCCCGAGTCCTGGGGTCTAGGATACTgcactggtcgaataggcgcccaaagattggttcgaacctggttggattccttgacaactcgcacacggtcaattttcgtccgtgagctccggtgcatgcgtccataactcagatcagtacctttgctccttctccgagcatgtctttgtcttctgataaaaaggatatgagtgttggagagatggtgttcatgcgaagctgcacgcccggttatgtgccgtctttctttcgaggatcttgcaaagcagtctcttacaatatcgatagggaggttcggcatatgggttttgaccaaggggtcccacttgttcgtcagccggttgttccagaagtctcgttgccaactgttctcgatgctactatTCTTGTGTCgagtaaaagtctccctttcctgcttgcggaacgaaatccatcaacaacctccaaatataacatattttggcaggataagtttctcgttttccatggattcgtgaatgatgtggtagaaaaccgtcgcggtaagccttctcctgcggttttagtggAGCATCCActactgagggatccttcttcgcccaagcgaaaatccgttagctcgaatgcagatagtccccaagtgaaggagcgaagatctaaaagccgtgcagatggttcccagacagtttcgacagccctaccgacttttaGTTCTCCAATAcgcgggtacgtgtgattttcctcttgactttagttggatcatgtatatccttgtttctttcctgagtatctgtatttgtatcttgcctagggtctcagcagcgtgaacgcctttaccaaagttgcaagtagtcagaaaacatcgcttctcaagatggagggtggcggtgctgagcctatccgtggcgatggggaacccgagaaggatgaaagctcagagttcagtgatcgcgagagtagttcttccgacagtaGTGCTGAATCTTTctctagccagtctgaaagcgaattagtgagtctcccgcatgttttttttctttctttctctttggaaaatatctaatccgtgatgtcataggaggaaaccgtttctgaagatagccctgagacggagactagtggtgatacagctttgtctccaattgtggcagccgcaccgggcgaccttgaaatggatgttgatcgagatgaaaacgtcgttgtgactcagaaaatggagagtactccagtgaccgcaggtgcaattgtcgttaggaatcccttgccgatTGCTGATGTAGACGCATgcccactttcaaccctccatacctggttccttatccggatcatgtgtttaTCGGGGTATTTAGCGTTCCAGCCAAACATGCGacgctatacaccaagatatgggaaagctacggacatatcgccacgaccaagaaggttactagtcgatttgcgttggttaagcgtgtggaggaagctttgtcttcgattgacgacatgtgcaacgtgaccggtaatactatttctgaggatgtaatctcgagttGGAGGTTTCATCGTGACattgtgtaaacttcgagtttaatgttccttggttcgttgacggtttctctgaggttgaaaagttgctggtcgatacagtcgaaggtccttctgtggATATGATGAAGAaccaggaagcggaagtcgaaaaattgtccaggaagctgaagttgaagagggcgtctATCCAAAGAacgaaggaggctcttgctaagaagagcaaGTCATTGtcgaaaaactttccttgaatgtatttctgtcttctgaacttcttatttttaggtttttttttcttttgaaaggcaaatgaaacgcctagtttatggttttgatttcctggatttttgggttgatagaaaaatgttaccttgagggttttggattattattttggaataaattattttggaatggattgttttgggaatgatgttgtcttggttacgattgcaagtgacgcgaacatcccaggaaaaccatggaaccgtgaacgttgtgtgtcggtagatgacatggggtgaaacataacatggctatcggttttatcatttccctgaaaacttgaaataacaaaccatgtattttgtctaggtaagacttactcggtttttcaggtctcctgatgaaaagggaaccttccgggtgtaagaccgagttttacgggaggcaccgccgtgattgtggaaattCCCCGGTCAtctcatctgataatcgagtcgtcgatccatgGTTAgatcgttcgcttttaacctctaggcagtccccagtcatccctcgtcgtgtcaagactgataatcgggtcttCTGGTAACAGAGtcatcgatccctgagcggatcgcctgcttctaccgccttgatatctgggtcgaagcatgagatcgatggtcgaaaattgacattgtaaccgaaatatcaatctcccactgtggtcgccaattgtttgagggtgaaaacggtttctgctgatatcggtaatttcgggcgtatgggtgagaaacgagtctaaaccctaaacaatgtactgcaagggagtgctttagattcgagagatcaatatgtacaaatccggcctaaaccaagaaatggccgttccatacttgcttcgatcacaaagaggaggagaagggttggttttggggagggaagcgaatagagcgttgagaccagaatagttgattctggaagagtagctgttttatgacttgtatcagaaagtcggaagctaacatatgggaaagctagccAACGTtatctgagtgttgtatgctcctgaccagaacttgttgttcggtggaaataggtaatgtctatttatacaagtcgaagtgaaacgtactctggtcttattaagaaatggaaaacgggtgagtaaatgggaggaggtggtaaccggtaacgcttggaattgatgttccataaaataaagcgtttcaccattactccctgtatttactaaccgcctcatccttatgacactttcttataacgagcgtagtgtacgccgcacgctgtaaaccgccaaaccaatacccaatgagcatcccccagtttgtaacatgtgttgatgtctcgaaaacatgtagcatgttgttgttgtatggCAAGttaagcttgggagacttgtcggctcggtaatgaccttcaacggtcgagattttgcatcttaatagaaagttagccgttgattattgcaaccttttgtttggtagccagtggcatgaaagtatgatcattatggatttaatgtggcccagttaagtcgcggccaaaagttagggtgttggctttgtttaggcgcgaccaaactagggccaaaggttgccatgcgttagctagtaaccttggacggctaagatctacatcttatatgaaaaagtggccgttgattgttgcaggccttcattttggtagccgcatagggaaggccggcatggtatagcgcggcaaggtgattggcatgtcattggcacatgtggcatggcatgccttggcgcggtctggcgtggccaaaactagggttttgggccaaaggttactatgctttgtttggcgaccttggacggctaggatttgcatctaggatggaagggtggccgttgatcgtcgcacgccttcgttttggtagccgcatggggaaggacggcatggtatggcgcggcaaggtggttggcatgccattggcacatgtggcatggcatgccttggcgcggtttggcgttgccaaaactagagttttgggccaaaggttaccatgcgttgtttggcgaccttggacggctaggatttgcattcaggatggaagggtggtcgttgatcgtcgcacgccttcgttttggtagccgcatagggaagaccggcatggtatggtgcggcaaggtggtttgcatgccattggcacatgtggcatggcatgccttggcgtggccaaaactagggttttgggccataggttaccatgcgttatttggagaccttggacggctaggatttgcatctaggatggaagggtggtcgttgatcatcgcatgccttcgttttggcagccgcatagggaaggtcggcatggtgtggcgcggcaaggtggttggcatgctattggcacatgtggcatggcatgcctcggcgcggtttggcgtggccaaaactagggttttgggccaaaggttaccatgcattgtttggcgaccttggacggctaggatttgtatctaggatggaagggtggtcgttgatcgtcgcacgccttcgttttggtagccgcatagggaaggccggcatggtgtggcgcagcaaggtggttggcatgccattgtcacatgtggcatggaatgccatggtgcggtttggcatggccaaaactagggttttgggccaaaggttatcatgcgttgtttggcgaccttggacggctaggatttacctccaggatggaagggtggtcgttgatcgttgcacgccttcgttttggtagccgcatggggaaggccggcatggtggggccaaggccaatggcgcggatggattggcatagtggggccaaggctttggcacggacgacttggcatggtggggccatggcaaggtgtggttggcttggcatggcggggccaagggtttggcatgccattggcgcatggtgcggctagcatggttggggccaaggcaaggcgcggttggcttggcatggtggggccaagggtttggcatgccattggcgcatgatgcggctaccatggttggggccaaggaaaggtgcggttggcttggcatggtggggccaagggtttggcatgccattggcgcatggtgcggctaccatggttggggccaaggcaaggtgcgtctggcttggcatggtggggccaagggtttggcatgccattggcacatggtgcggctagcatggttggaatgccttggcgcggagatgtggctggcagggtttgccattggcacagtggtgcggctggcatggttggcatgccttggcgtcgagatgtggctggcatggttttctattggcacagtggtgcggctggcatggttggcatgccttggcgcggagatatggctggcatggtttgccattggcaaagtggtgcggatggcatagttggcatgccttggctcggagatgtggctggcatgatttgccattggcacagtagtgcgtctggcatggttggcatgccttggcgcggtagcatgagaattagggtttggaatagatgatgtcggtcaatgttaagggttctgccgtggaacatgacacataaaaaaaaggtaccctggtaattcttacgtagacaTGCTGatagattcaataaatgtgctaatggtcatagtgacgtcatgtcagttttacgattttacgattttaaccctaagctaaaaaccaccatcaacagctatgTACGACGATTCATACCAGTTCTAGGCACCAGCATGGAAAGCCTTCTTCCGCTACTCAGAAAAGGGTCCAATTGGGAATGGGGAGAAGAACAACAGATGGCacttgaaaaaatcaaaatgtttCTAACGCGCCCGCATGTAATGCGCCCACAAATTCCGGGGGAACCTTTATACCTCTATGTGGCAAACACAGATAAAGCAATCGGTGTTGTCCTCGTCCAAGATATGGGGAATGATAACTTAACCCCGATATATTACATAAGCAAAGCACTAAAGTATACAGAGTTACGTTACTCACCAGCGGAAAAGGCGTGACTCCCCCTAGTCTTAGCAACACAAAAACTGATACACTACCTACTAGCACATCAAACATATGTAGTGGCCTCGGGAAACACGGTAGCTTACTTTTCCGCAACCACTATCCCGTCCGGGCGAATGGCTCGCTGGTCAGTACAACTCTTTGAGTTCTCCCTCCAACCAGCAAAACCCAAGGGGATCCTAGGTCAAGCCATCGCAGACTTGTTGGCAGCCTTCCCAGGGTGTGCAACAACTCCTGTCCACGAAGACATCCTCGGAGAAATAGCCGTGGAAGAAGAATCCAAGATGTGGTTACTTTACTTCGATGGTTCGTCACACAGGGACAAAGGGGGTACCGGGGTTGTTCTGATTACCCCGGATGACGAATTAATATCCAAAGCATTCAAACTCGACTTCCCATGCACAAATAACGCCGCTGAGTATGAAGCTTTCCTTTTGGGGTTGAAGATCTCCAGGGACGTTGGAGCTCAAGACATTGAAGTTAAAGGAGACTATCATCTTCTAATACAGCAATTGTTAGGAGAATTTAGCGTCAAAGAGCCGATATTGGCTTCATACAGAGACAAATCCCAGAGATTAATTGGGGAATTCGAGAGTGTGTCACTTGCCCACACGGGAAGAACAACTAATAAACATGTTGATGCCTTGGCCACTTTAGCATCTAGTCTGCAGATGATAAATGTGAGTGAAGAAACCATCACGGTGGTAAAAAAACACAATCCCATCAACTTGGTTTGAGGACGTCATTTTCGAGGACGGAGACGACTGGCGACGTCCAATTCTAAAGGACCTTAAGCAGCAACCTGAGGATCGGCAGTTGCCGTGGAAGACTTTGAgcaaatataaaataataattgggGGATTATACTTTATTACCACCGGGGGGATCCTATGCAGGTGCATAGGAAGCATAGAAGCAAAAAAATTATTACAGAAAAGGATCCAACGGGCTGGTTTTCATTGGCCAGATATGGTACAACAAGCAAAAAAATTCATGAACGTACCTGCGGTCTTGGACTCGAAATACCCCTACAGAGAAGGATCCAACGGGCTGGTTTTCATTGGCCAGATATGGTACAACAAGCTCAAACCTTTCAAGACAATTGTGAAGCTTGTCAAGGAGCCCCGATACACAGGGAAGCCTTCATTATTGACGAGGAAGACTGGTGGACCCCATACATCGAGTATCTGACTGAAGGGACTCTGCCAGATGATAAAAAAGCAGCCAAGAAGCTGGAAAAGAGAGCCTGAAAATTCTTCGTCATAGATGGGGAACTCTTCCACCGATGCTTTAATAAAAATACGCTAAAATGTGTGGATCAAGCAAATGCCACTCGCATCATGGAAGTAAGTCATGACGGGTAACACCAAGAAAAGGCAAGACTTTTCACTAAAATCCATGATGCAgggtattactggccaacaatggaAATTGAATCACCGAATATGTGCAAAAGTGTGAGCAATGCCAAATCCATGGGAATTTAATCCATGCACCACATACCATGCTCCAGGACACATGTACTCCATGGCCCTTTCATAGTTGGGGGCTAGACATCATCGGACGAAGCAACCCTAAATCATCTAAACAAcacgaatacatcatcactgccacGGAATATTTCACAAAATGGGTTGAGGCTATACCGCTAAAGGGAGCCACCGGAGAAGTGATCTCGACTTTCATCAAAGAACACATAATATGTTGTTTCGGAATTCCTATGTACATCATTTCCGACAATGGTACACCCTTTGTCAATAACGATGTAACAAAGCTCCTGGGAGCCTTCCGAATTAAGCAAAAGGTATCAACCCCCTATTACCCACAGGGGAATGGGAAAGCGGAATCTACTAATAAATCCTTGCTCAGAATCTTAAGCAGAAGCCTCTACGAAAACAAAAGAGCATGGCATGAAGAATTCCCACTTTCCCTAATGGCATACCGAATTTCCAAGCGAACATCCACAGGGTCTTCACCATACATTTTGGTATACGTAGAAGATGTTATCATACCTGCTGAGGTGATTATAGCCTCGGCACGAATCCTATCAGCAAGTGGGGTCGACCTCGACAGTCAGCGCTTTCGTTCCCTTGACATGATTGACGAACGGCGGGATATTTCTGAATACAAGAACAAGCAATATCGTGAGCGACAAGCAAGATTCTACAACCAACATGTCAAAGAAAGACACTTCGAAAAGGGGAAACTTGTACTTGTCGTAGCCCTACATGTCCAAAGAGAAGGCAGTGCCGGCAAATTTGCCCCAAACTGGGAAGGACCATTCCGCATATGCAAAGTCGGGGGATCTGGATACTACAAACTCGAACATGCCGATGACACCAAGATTAAAGGCAAACGCAACTCCAAAATCAATGGGACCTGGTTAATAAAGTTCTATGCATAAATAAACTATAGTCCAAGTGTCTTAACTCAAGGGAAATGCCCACTGATACCCTTTGTCTTGAATGAAACAATGCATCCTCTACTACTCTACATCTTTCTCCACTTCAGCATATCCTGACTCGTCAATTTATATTGACGCAACCAAATACTCGGCACAAAACACTACAAAGAAAGGGCACTGAGGAGTGAACCCCAGACATGCCAAACACGGGCTAGCCCCGCATAATCTAAACTTATAACAAAGAATTTATTTCCTTCATATTCTATGCTTAACCACGTATCTATACAGGGTAATCACGGGCAATACACGACCCTCCAAAATTTAACCGGAATGGGAAGAGACCCTACCTCGGAAACTTCCCAACAAAAAGGGGGAGGGTGAGGAAGGAACTCATAAAACATGGCAAGAAACATGAAAACCAAATGGTTACGTCCATGACATTGACAAACAGAGCAACACATaaaacaataaagaaacaaattATAGTCTTACATCAGAAGCAAGAAAACTAAACTAATCAAGGAAGTTGTACATCCGAAACAAGAAAATGAAATTCTAAACCAAACTATCAAGGAAGCCGACGGAGCTCCTCCTGTGCTCGCGCCAGAGCAATGGCGACTGTGTCCTTACTACGAAGCGCCGAAAGTATACGAAAGAATGTTATCAAACGTCGCCTCTGATAATAGCGGTAGTACACGAAAAATAGAGGAGGCAGCAGGAGACCTTCATCCATCAGACGCTCCGAGTTTGCTATGAAAATATCCCAATGAGCATGGCAAGTGGTGAGATGGTTAAAAACAATGGGAAGAACCCGGAAAAGGTGTTCAAGACGAACTATTTCCAAGACCAGGCGGACACGAGACATTGCAAAAGAAAAATTGATTAAAACTtagaaagaaaataaagatagtTAAACTCCCTTTTATAGAAGGGTAATTAATTACAGTCATTCATGAATTCAACTGCCACTCATTTGAAAcgcaagacaagaaaaaaaagggaaaagagaaaacagCAAAAGGAAAGCACGAGTGAGACGCCCACGGCTAAACTGCACGATGATGGTCG
Coding sequences within:
- the LOC113273056 gene encoding uncharacterized protein LOC113273056, whose amino-acid sequence is MLQDTCTPWPFHSWGLDIIGRSNPKSSKQHEYIITATEYFTKWVEAIPLKGATGEVISTFIKEHIICCFGIPMYIISDNGTPFVNNDVTKLLGAFRIKQKVSTPYYPQGNGKAESTNKSLLRILSRSLYENKRAWHEEFPLSLMAYRISKRTSTGSSPYILVYVEDVIIPAEVIIASARILSASGVDLDSQRFRSLDMIDERRDISEYKNKQYRERQARFYNQHVKERHFEKGKLVLVVALHVQREGSAGKFAPNWEGPFRICKVGGSGYYKLEHADDTKIKGKRNSKINGTWLIKFYA